The Neochlamydia sp. S13 genome has a segment encoding these proteins:
- the gnd gene encoding decarboxylating NADP(+)-dependent phosphogluconate dehydrogenase codes for MGQADIGLIGLAVMGQNLALNMNDHGFIVTVYNRTRATIDSFLNGPAQGSKIISASTIEEFCQSLKRPRKVILMVKAGEPVDACIQQLIPYLEPGDVIIDGGNSLFSDTNRRTQALKEKGLLFIGSGISGGEEGARHGPSIMPGGNPEAWPLVKNIFQSISAKADNGEPCCDWVGDEGAGHYVKMVHNGIEYGDMQLICEAYSLLKHALKLNPQQIAQVFAQWNKTELDSYLIEITSAIFKQLDEDGQPLIDKILDVAGQKGTGKWTVINALEVGMPLTLIGESVFARCLSAIKEERLEASKVLTGPSPLYEGDQEAFIESIRQALYASKIISYAQGFMLIQQAAKDYHWRINFGGVALMWRGGCIIRSKFLNNIKDAYEKQPALKTLLLDDFFKNALVKAQSDWRRIVAKAVELGIPTPCFSTALAFYDGYRSPNLPANLLQAQRDYFGAHTYERLDHPRGQFFHTNWTGTGGKVSSTSYNA; via the coding sequence ATGGGGCAAGCGGATATTGGTTTAATTGGATTAGCAGTCATGGGTCAAAACTTGGCTCTTAATATGAATGATCATGGCTTCATTGTTACCGTCTATAATCGTACGCGCGCCACCATTGACAGTTTTTTAAACGGCCCTGCCCAAGGATCAAAAATTATAAGTGCTTCTACTATCGAGGAATTTTGCCAATCTTTAAAGCGTCCAAGAAAAGTTATTTTAATGGTAAAAGCAGGAGAGCCTGTAGATGCGTGCATTCAGCAGCTAATACCTTATTTAGAGCCGGGGGATGTCATTATTGATGGGGGAAATAGCCTTTTTAGCGACACCAATAGACGTACTCAAGCTTTAAAAGAGAAAGGTCTTCTCTTTATAGGTAGTGGAATCTCTGGGGGGGAAGAAGGCGCACGGCATGGCCCTTCAATCATGCCCGGTGGAAATCCTGAGGCGTGGCCCTTAGTAAAGAATATTTTTCAATCTATTAGCGCCAAAGCTGACAATGGTGAACCTTGTTGCGACTGGGTCGGAGATGAGGGTGCGGGCCATTATGTTAAAATGGTTCACAACGGAATTGAATATGGTGATATGCAACTGATTTGCGAAGCATATAGCCTTTTAAAGCATGCTTTAAAGCTAAATCCTCAGCAAATTGCGCAAGTCTTTGCTCAGTGGAATAAAACAGAATTAGACAGTTATTTAATTGAAATCACAAGTGCTATTTTCAAGCAACTCGATGAAGATGGCCAGCCTTTGATAGATAAAATTTTAGATGTAGCAGGGCAAAAAGGTACGGGTAAGTGGACTGTCATAAATGCTTTAGAAGTGGGGATGCCTCTGACTTTAATTGGAGAATCTGTTTTTGCGCGTTGTTTATCGGCTATCAAAGAAGAGCGTCTTGAAGCCAGTAAAGTGTTGACGGGACCTTCTCCTTTATATGAGGGAGATCAAGAAGCCTTTATTGAAAGTATCAGGCAAGCTTTATATGCCTCTAAAATCATTAGCTATGCGCAAGGGTTCATGCTTATTCAGCAGGCAGCCAAAGATTATCATTGGAGGATTAATTTTGGAGGGGTGGCTCTCATGTGGCGAGGCGGCTGCATTATTCGGAGTAAGTTTCTTAACAATATTAAAGATGCCTATGAAAAGCAACCTGCCTTAAAAACCCTTTTATTAGATGATTTTTTTAAGAATGCATTAGTTAAAGCACAAAGCGATTGGAGAAGGATAGTAGCTAAAGCTGTAGAGCTAGGTATTCCCACTCCTTGTTTCAGCACTGCCCTTGCTTTTTATGATGGTTATCGCAGTCCTAACTTACCAGCCAATCTATTACAGGCCCAGCGTGATTACTTTGGAGCCCATACTTATGAGCGCCTAGATCATCCGCGAGGTCAGTTTTTTCACACGAATTGGACGGGTACGGGTGGTAAAGTAAGCTCTACTTCCTATAACGCTTAA
- a CDS encoding N-acetylmuramoyl-L-alanine amidase encodes MMKNFQNCLWIFLLLSLGGCRCPSKELPSQPAVHSVPVAQLPAEGMMGVKHPIKDIKKPKLSKAALIVIDAGHGGDDFGTRSLSQPKYHEKFLNLTTSLALNEFLQKMGYRTRLTRSNDEFISLQKRANFANDQGADLFVSVHYNSAPAKQADGIEIFYYKSEINKKRSTQSSQLASSILAQVIQATKAKSRGVKEGNFAVIRETKMPAVLIEGGFLTNEKEMNKIKEPAYIKRIAWGIAKGVEAYLNERAVSLP; translated from the coding sequence ATGATGAAAAATTTTCAAAACTGTCTATGGATTTTTTTGTTACTAAGCCTTGGAGGATGTAGGTGCCCTTCCAAAGAGCTGCCTAGCCAACCTGCTGTGCATTCTGTCCCTGTAGCTCAGCTTCCTGCTGAGGGTATGATGGGCGTAAAGCATCCTATAAAGGATATTAAAAAGCCCAAACTTTCCAAAGCTGCACTGATTGTAATAGATGCCGGTCATGGGGGTGATGATTTTGGTACCCGTTCTTTATCACAGCCCAAATACCATGAGAAATTTCTTAACCTTACTACCTCTTTAGCTTTAAATGAGTTTCTGCAAAAGATGGGGTATCGAACTAGGCTGACACGTTCGAATGATGAATTTATTTCTTTGCAGAAGCGAGCAAATTTTGCAAATGACCAAGGAGCCGATCTATTTGTAAGCGTGCATTATAACTCTGCGCCGGCCAAGCAAGCCGATGGTATTGAAATTTTTTATTATAAATCGGAAATAAATAAGAAGCGTTCAACGCAATCTAGTCAATTAGCTTCTTCTATTTTAGCGCAGGTTATACAAGCCACAAAAGCTAAATCTCGTGGAGTAAAAGAGGGGAATTTTGCAGTCATTCGAGAGACAAAGATGCCTGCCGTACTGATTGAAGGAGGTTTTTTGACTAACGAAAAGGAAATGAATAAGATTAAAGAGCCAGCCTATATTAAGAGAATTGCTTGGGGTATTGCCAAAGGGGTGGAGGCTTATCTAAATGAGCGCGCTGTTTCTTTGCCTTAG
- a CDS encoding UDP-N-acetylmuramoyl-L-alanyl-D-glutamate--2,6-diaminopimelate ligase codes for MKLKKLLKNISVQEVKGSKDVFITGICANSKVVAPGNLFVAKKGRMDDGAHYIHEAIEAGASAILTDIFDPSLHFITQIIHPQIPLVEPLLAAHYYQFPSQELFMVGITGTNGKTTTSFLVKHLLDHLKVPCGLIGTIEYIIGKHRYQATRTTPDVISNHKLLREMVLQNCKAAVMEVTSHALDQGRAVNIEYDVAVFTNLTLDHLDYHQSMDNYCQAKQKLFQTLNPEKNKTGKNYPCTAVINIDSPWHQMMVKGCRAKILTYGLSAAADVQAKNIVLTSLGTEFTIGYGGEEVACHCPLVGRFNIYNCLAAICVGLVRKEPLKKLVEIIASFPAVPGRMQAVHNELGLNIFVDFAHTDDALTNVLECLQEFKQGRIITVFGCGGNRDASKRPKMAQVAEKFSDYCIVTSDNPRSENPQSICQEIARGFNQQNWEIEIDRYEAIKKAIYLANPADVILIAGKGHEAYQIFSYKTIEFDDRKIAARICLEKYKDEMIKK; via the coding sequence ATGAAACTAAAAAAACTATTAAAAAATATTTCCGTTCAAGAAGTTAAAGGTTCTAAAGATGTTTTTATTACCGGAATTTGTGCAAATTCTAAGGTGGTGGCTCCTGGCAATTTATTTGTCGCTAAAAAAGGTCGCATGGATGATGGTGCTCACTACATTCATGAAGCTATTGAAGCGGGGGCTAGTGCTATCTTAACCGACATCTTCGATCCCTCCTTGCACTTTATTACTCAAATTATTCATCCTCAGATACCTTTAGTAGAGCCTCTTTTAGCAGCTCATTATTATCAGTTTCCTAGCCAAGAGCTATTCATGGTAGGTATCACTGGTACGAATGGAAAAACTACCACTTCTTTTCTTGTTAAGCATTTACTCGATCATTTAAAGGTACCCTGCGGACTTATAGGGACAATTGAATATATTATAGGTAAGCATCGTTACCAAGCCACTCGCACAACGCCCGATGTTATTAGTAATCATAAGTTGTTAAGAGAGATGGTTTTGCAAAATTGCAAAGCCGCGGTCATGGAAGTAACTTCACATGCTTTAGATCAAGGCCGGGCAGTTAATATTGAATATGATGTGGCCGTCTTTACTAATTTGACGCTTGATCACTTAGATTATCATCAATCGATGGACAACTATTGCCAAGCTAAGCAAAAACTATTTCAAACTTTAAATCCTGAAAAAAATAAGACAGGGAAAAACTATCCTTGCACGGCAGTGATTAATATCGATAGCCCTTGGCATCAGATGATGGTAAAAGGCTGTAGAGCTAAAATTCTGACTTACGGGCTAAGTGCTGCTGCAGATGTACAAGCCAAGAACATAGTCTTAACCTCTCTGGGGACAGAGTTTACTATCGGCTATGGTGGGGAAGAAGTTGCCTGCCACTGTCCTTTAGTAGGGCGTTTCAATATCTATAATTGCTTGGCGGCTATTTGCGTAGGCCTTGTAAGAAAAGAGCCTTTGAAAAAATTGGTAGAGATTATAGCCTCTTTTCCAGCCGTTCCAGGTCGTATGCAAGCGGTCCATAATGAATTAGGATTAAATATATTTGTCGATTTTGCTCACACGGATGATGCACTTACAAACGTTTTAGAATGTTTGCAAGAGTTTAAGCAAGGCCGAATTATTACTGTATTTGGATGCGGAGGCAATAGAGATGCTTCTAAACGCCCAAAAATGGCGCAGGTGGCTGAGAAATTTTCCGATTATTGTATTGTGACTTCCGATAATCCCCGTTCTGAGAATCCTCAAAGTATTTGCCAGGAGATTGCGCGAGGTTTTAATCAACAGAATTGGGAAATAGAAATAGATCGATACGAGGCTATTAAAAAAGCCATCTACTTGGCTAATCCCGCGGATGTGATTCTTATTGCCGGTAAAGGGCATGAAGCCTATCAAATTTTTTCCTACAAAACCATTGAATTTGACGATAGAAAAATTGCTGCTCGGATATGCTTGGAAAAATATAAAGATGAAATGATAAAAAAATAA
- a CDS encoding penicillin-binding protein 2, whose amino-acid sequence MPVRPPLSPQASDRRRLLCVAFFIIFLFSLLVAKFYMLQIAEGEKWTHLANRQHYFVVNEPFLRGRFISNTSIQRAHPEIEQALVVDILKFHLHVDVESIPPQHHAEIAQKLIQILDLPAEKHSHLCEQFGYKSRNRKLKMWLEKETRDAILDWWMPYAKRNKIARNALFFASDYQRSYPFGKLLGQLLHTVQNQRDEVTKQAIPTGGLELCFDHFLKGRMGKRRLMRSPRNAFEMGEVIAKPQNGADVYLTINHCLQAIAEEELEKGVKKAKAKGGWAVMMNPYSGEILALAQYPYFYPPHYQDYFNDPQMIEHTKVKALTDTVEPGSTFKPIALAIALKANIELRKKGESELFNPHAMMPTSNSFFKGRGKPLVDTHMHPYLNMYMAIQKSSNIYPARLMEKVVERLGASFIRKHLTETFGFGSKTHLELPAESAGVVPLPGKKHPNGKDEWSISTPYSLAFGHNIQVNSIQLLRAFAVFVNGGYLVQPTLIRKIASNPEEGAQTIFVDHTHIGRTQQFPQVLEKECCSEIVKGLKYTTKVGGTARRADVPGYSEAGKTSTAKKIVNGAYSDKIYCPSFIGFTPADKPAFILLVTLDEPEYGYTPGVGSWHHGGTCAAPVFCEIAKRSLAYLGIAPDDPYGYPLGDPRRCQEKAHWAHEIRELKEMYEKWNNKEPGKT is encoded by the coding sequence ATGCCTGTACGACCCCCACTTTCTCCTCAGGCCAGTGATCGAAGAAGGTTATTGTGTGTGGCCTTTTTTATCATTTTTTTATTTTCTTTACTTGTGGCTAAGTTTTATATGCTGCAAATTGCCGAAGGAGAAAAATGGACGCACCTAGCTAATCGGCAGCATTATTTTGTTGTTAATGAACCTTTCTTGCGTGGAAGATTTATCTCTAATACAAGTATACAGAGAGCTCATCCTGAAATTGAACAGGCTTTGGTCGTCGATATCCTTAAATTTCATTTGCATGTAGACGTCGAGTCCATTCCTCCTCAACATCATGCTGAAATTGCACAAAAACTTATCCAAATCCTTGACCTTCCTGCTGAAAAACATTCCCATTTATGTGAACAATTTGGATATAAAAGCCGCAATAGAAAGTTAAAGATGTGGCTAGAAAAAGAAACACGTGATGCAATTTTAGACTGGTGGATGCCCTATGCTAAACGAAATAAAATTGCCCGCAATGCTCTTTTTTTTGCCAGTGATTATCAACGGTCGTATCCTTTTGGAAAATTACTGGGTCAGCTTTTACATACGGTGCAAAATCAAAGAGATGAGGTTACAAAACAAGCGATCCCTACAGGCGGCTTAGAGCTGTGTTTTGATCATTTTCTTAAAGGAAGAATGGGAAAACGACGGTTAATGCGTTCTCCTAGAAATGCGTTTGAAATGGGCGAAGTTATTGCCAAGCCTCAGAATGGAGCAGATGTTTATTTAACCATTAACCATTGCTTACAAGCGATAGCCGAAGAAGAGCTTGAAAAGGGAGTAAAAAAAGCTAAAGCTAAAGGGGGGTGGGCAGTGATGATGAATCCCTACAGTGGCGAAATATTGGCTTTAGCCCAGTATCCTTATTTTTATCCTCCCCATTATCAAGATTATTTCAATGATCCCCAGATGATAGAGCATACTAAAGTAAAAGCTTTGACCGATACTGTTGAGCCTGGCTCAACTTTTAAGCCTATCGCTCTAGCCATCGCTTTGAAAGCAAATATAGAGTTGCGTAAAAAAGGAGAAAGTGAGCTGTTCAATCCTCATGCGATGATGCCTACTTCTAATAGCTTTTTTAAAGGACGCGGGAAGCCTTTGGTAGATACTCATATGCACCCCTATCTAAATATGTATATGGCTATTCAGAAATCTTCTAATATTTATCCAGCAAGATTAATGGAGAAAGTGGTTGAACGGTTAGGAGCTTCCTTCATTCGCAAACATTTAACCGAAACATTTGGTTTTGGTTCTAAAACTCATCTTGAGCTTCCTGCTGAGAGTGCAGGAGTGGTACCTTTACCAGGCAAAAAACATCCTAATGGAAAAGATGAATGGTCGATTTCTACCCCCTATTCGTTAGCGTTTGGCCATAACATTCAAGTAAATAGCATTCAGCTGCTTAGAGCTTTTGCTGTTTTTGTTAATGGAGGATACCTTGTGCAGCCTACCCTTATCCGTAAAATCGCTAGTAATCCTGAAGAAGGAGCTCAAACCATTTTTGTAGATCATACTCATATAGGCAGAACCCAGCAATTTCCTCAAGTACTAGAGAAAGAATGCTGTAGTGAAATAGTAAAAGGCTTAAAATACACGACTAAAGTGGGGGGTACCGCTAGACGTGCAGATGTGCCCGGCTATTCTGAAGCAGGCAAGACTAGCACTGCAAAGAAAATAGTCAATGGTGCTTATTCTGATAAAATTTATTGTCCTAGTTTCATTGGTTTTACTCCTGCCGATAAGCCTGCTTTTATTCTTCTTGTTACCCTAGATGAGCCTGAATATGGTTATACACCAGGAGTAGGGTCATGGCACCATGGTGGAACTTGTGCTGCTCCGGTGTTTTGCGAAATAGCTAAGAGGTCTTTAGCCTATTTAGGTATAGCTCCGGATGATCCCTACGGTTATCCCCTAGGGGATCCTAGACGTTGCCAAGAAAAAGCACATTGGGCTCATGAAATTAGAGAGTTGAAAGAAATGTATGAAAAGTGGAATAACAAAGAGCCTGGAAAAACTTAG
- the rsmH gene encoding 16S rRNA (cytosine(1402)-N(4))-methyltransferase RsmH → MSSSPHFSVLLPEFLSFFADKTIRGFVDATLGAGGHSAALLQAHPEVNRLAGFDQDPVALSLAKSRLITWESKIDFFKLNFVHMKGSLSAYPVPIDGILLDLGVSSMQLDTASKGFSFSKEGPLDMRMDPSHDLTAEEIVNTWSEQELGKIFREWGEEKQWHTAARILVKVRQEKPLKTTQDLVKALLPALRYRAKKGIHPLTLIFQALRIAVNRELEVLEKILPDALSLLTPGGRLAVITFHSLEDRLVKNFFRFAASDKYETSGIGGMFLDKSPEAHILTRRPLVASEKEINQNARSRSAKLRVIEKI, encoded by the coding sequence GTTGATGCCACCTTGGGTGCTGGCGGCCATTCGGCTGCTCTTTTGCAAGCCCATCCAGAAGTTAATCGACTTGCTGGGTTCGATCAAGATCCTGTAGCTTTGTCTCTAGCAAAAAGTCGATTGATAACCTGGGAATCAAAAATTGATTTTTTTAAGCTTAACTTTGTTCACATGAAAGGTAGCCTCTCTGCTTATCCTGTTCCCATAGATGGCATTCTTTTAGATTTGGGCGTCTCTTCTATGCAGCTTGATACGGCCTCTAAAGGTTTTAGCTTTTCTAAGGAAGGGCCTTTAGATATGCGCATGGATCCTTCCCATGATTTAACTGCTGAAGAGATTGTAAATACCTGGTCCGAACAAGAATTAGGAAAAATATTTCGCGAGTGGGGGGAAGAAAAGCAGTGGCATACAGCCGCCCGCATTTTGGTAAAAGTGCGCCAGGAAAAACCTTTAAAAACTACCCAAGATTTAGTAAAGGCTCTTCTACCAGCTTTACGCTATCGGGCAAAAAAAGGTATCCACCCTCTTACTCTTATTTTCCAAGCTTTACGTATTGCCGTTAATCGAGAATTAGAAGTCTTGGAAAAAATTTTACCTGACGCGCTTTCACTTTTAACTCCTGGCGGAAGGCTAGCGGTGATAACTTTTCATAGTCTAGAAGATCGCTTAGTAAAAAATTTTTTCAGATTTGCAGCCAGTGATAAATATGAAACATCCGGGATAGGCGGGATGTTTTTAGATAAGTCTCCTGAAGCCCATATTCTTACCCGAAGGCCCTTAGTAGCCAGCGAAAAAGAGATAAACCAGAATGCTCGAAGCCGTAGCGCAAAACTAAGAGTGATCGAAAAAATATGA